The Fibrobacter sp. UWB5 genomic sequence GCATCGAACTTGACGTGAAATGCGTTCACGGTCGGCAGTTCCTCGACTTCAAGAACTTCGCCGATGTCGCGGCCGTCTTCCAGTTTTACGCGGAACCCTTCCAGGTCGTCCAGGTAATATTCACCTTCGGGGGCGGGGAGCCTCTCCGATTCGGGAATCATTACGTCTGCATTCACGAAATGGGTGAGCGATTCCGGCGTATCGTACCCCTTGAACTTGAGTAACCACAGATTGTTTGCAAGCCTGGAATCTTCCAGAGTCAATTGGACCTGTTCACCATTGGTCTTCTTTAGCATCACATCCTTAAGCTTCTCGTGACGTGTTAGGTCGTGAGTGAACGGCATCGCCTTGATGTAGCCCTTGACGCCATGAGTGCGCATGAGCTGGCATACGGTGATGTATTCTTCGGAT encodes the following:
- the rimM gene encoding ribosome maturation factor RimM (Essential for efficient processing of 16S rRNA); the encoded protein is MSESEEYITVCQLMRTHGVKGYIKAMPFTHDLTRHEKLKDVMLKKTNGEQVQLTLEDSRLANNLWLLKFKGYDTPESLTHFVNADVMIPESERLPAPEGEYYLDDLEGFRVKLEDGRDIGEVLEVEELPTVNAFHVKFDAAFQREFSAKTILAPWIDDCVLDVDEDGKNIVFSADYLKSLCPEER